The DNA region CTTTTCCATCAACTATTACCAGGTAATATACTCTGATGTTACTCCTCTTCTAGTTATATTGTCCATATAGTTCTTTGACATGTATGAAGATTCTATGATTTTGCTTTCAGCAGAGCCTTAGCAGAAGAGGTAAATTACATAGCCAGAGCTCCATCTAAGAAGGTGGGACTTCTCATTTGATGCCAATTATAGAGCAAGTTGAAAAGGGGGAGGAGAATTTCATGGAAGAGGGCTTAGGGTCAGTTAAAGCAGCCATTGATTTGTACAAAGGGAAGGTTCTTGAAGGAAGTTCTGCACTGAACAAATTCTCAATTATGAAGTCTTTAGAGGTATGCTACtatatattttcaccaaagtttcTTTCACCATTCAGCTATATTGTAAGAAGAGTAAATTTGCATCATTTGAGTCTTTCTTGGTGAACTAACTCAATCTTGCATACTGTATCAGAAGCCATATCCAAGAACCAGCCAACTTCACATAGCAAGAAGGGATGCCGGGCGATTCACTGACAGCAGAAATGTTGCAGAATCAAAAAGAGCCCAAGCAGAATCTGAGCTTTTGGATGCGAAAAAGATGGTGAAAGAGCTAACTTCACAGATAGAAGAGTTAAATTCAAGGCTAAATGTCAGGCATCAAGACCTGGAGAAACTGAAGTCAACCAAACAAGGAGGAAACTTGGGAATGACTCTTCAAAACCCTCAGAATACTCAGCATTCCAAAGTCGTAACAGAGTTGGGATATGCAAAAGAACAACTGATTAAGCTTAAACAAGATATGGCTTCCATcttagaagaaaaaagaagagcgGAGCAAGAAATAGAAGCCTCTAGTTTGAAAATGCAATCTTTTTCGAGCAAAGTAGAAGCATTAAGGAAGGAGGTTGAAGAACTTAATGAAGAGCTCGTGCTAGTTGAGCTGGCTCGAATAGAGGCCATTAAAGAATTCAGAGCAATTGAAGCTCAAAGAAAGGAAGGCGCTGAGAAACATTCTGCAGCAATGGAGAAGAacaggaagaaaatgaatgACGTGGTCCAAGAAATTCAGATATCAGAGGAGCTACAAGCAAAACTCGCCTCCACAACCTCAGATGTCCAAGTTTTGGAAAGTGAATTGAAGCAAGTTAAGGATATGGATAGATGGAAGCAGAAAAACGAGAGCTTCAGCTCCGAATCTCATTTCCTGGAAAAAGACTTATCTTTGTTGCAGTCGTTGAAACAAGACTTGGAGGcagcaaagaatgaattagcTTCCATCAAAAGAGACAGCTTTCAGTTCATGGCTTCAATGGACGGCGTGAGGAATGAGCTTAATCGCATCACTGAGGAATCAGCTCGATTAACGGAAAAAGGAAACAAGGCCGACTTGACAATTCAGAACCTCAACACGAAGCTTCTGAGGGCGAAAGCCAAACTGGAAGCAGTATCGGACAATGAAGGAAAAGCAAGCTCTATTGCTTCGAGTTTATTACTCGGTCTTGAACAATTTACAAGTGAAGCTGAAGAAGctgagaaagaaagggtgacaGCCGTTGAAGAAACTGCAAAAGTCAAGGAAGAAATTCAGAAAACTGAATCTGAAACAGTCTTGGCTGAAGAAAAATGGGAAGCTGCAATACAAGAGCTTGAAACCATCAAATTATCAGAAGCTACTGTCCTAAACAATCTAAAAAGACTTGTTGATATTACTATGAAAAGTAGAACATCCGCTTCCAGCACCACAATAACTATTTCAAGATTTGAGTATGAGTACTTAACGGGACGT from Lycium ferocissimum isolate CSIRO_LF1 chromosome 2, AGI_CSIRO_Lferr_CH_V1, whole genome shotgun sequence includes:
- the LOC132046669 gene encoding protein PLASTID MOVEMENT IMPAIRED 2, whose product is MPIIEQVEKGEENFMEEGLGSVKAAIDLYKGKVLEGSSALNKFSIMKSLEKPYPRTSQLHIARRDAGRFTDSRNVAESKRAQAESELLDAKKMVKELTSQIEELNSRLNVRHQDLEKLKSTKQGGNLGMTLQNPQNTQHSKVVTELGYAKEQLIKLKQDMASILEEKRRAEQEIEASSLKMQSFSSKVEALRKEVEELNEELVLVELARIEAIKEFRAIEAQRKEGAEKHSAAMEKNRKKMNDVVQEIQISEELQAKLASTTSDVQVLESELKQVKDMDRWKQKNESFSSESHFLEKDLSLLQSLKQDLEAAKNELASIKRDSFQFMASMDGVRNELNRITEESARLTEKGNKADLTIQNLNTKLLRAKAKLEAVSDNEGKASSIASSLLLGLEQFTSEAEEAEKERVTAVEETAKVKEEIQKTESETVLAEEKWEAAIQELETIKLSEATVLNNLKRLVDITMKSRTSASSTTITISRFEYEYLTGRAARAVEIADKKVEAAQAWVKALQASETEISMKTEIVRKEIQELKMEEEQKGLKMEHSPSAKMLVDMQLQKWEETNEKDLKQSQNGLRRKSSLISGKMTPARRAKFRNSISSAPRTPRAASLTVRRRRKVIPNIAKLFNGKSNDENL